A window from Variovorax sp. PBL-E5 encodes these proteins:
- a CDS encoding sulfurtransferase has translation MYTTLITAEQLTALQRSAAPLMVFDCSFELMKPEAGAQNYRAAHIPGALYADLDTDLSAKHGMPGAHGEVVVAQDEGLPASGGRHPLPSREKFAAWLSSIGFANGMQAVVYDRNGANYCGRLWWMLKWMGHEAVAVLDGGLQAWQAAGGAVAGGDEPARFQSNFVAAAPLVVLADTQRVLARLDQSDQTLIDARAAARYRGEVEPLDPIAGHIPGALNRPFTENLGPDGKFKPAAQLRAEFETLLAGRDPATVVHHCGSGVSALPNLLAMQIAGLGSTALYAGSWSEWSNTPGLPTRQGANA, from the coding sequence ATGTACACGACCCTGATCACCGCCGAGCAACTGACGGCCCTGCAGCGCAGCGCAGCGCCGCTGATGGTGTTCGACTGCAGCTTCGAGCTGATGAAGCCCGAGGCCGGCGCGCAGAACTACCGCGCGGCACACATTCCCGGCGCGCTCTACGCCGACCTCGACACCGACCTCAGCGCGAAGCACGGCATGCCGGGCGCGCACGGCGAGGTGGTGGTGGCGCAGGACGAGGGCCTGCCCGCATCGGGCGGCCGCCATCCGCTGCCGAGCCGCGAGAAGTTCGCGGCCTGGCTGTCGTCGATCGGCTTCGCCAACGGCATGCAGGCCGTGGTGTACGACCGCAACGGCGCCAACTACTGCGGCCGCCTCTGGTGGATGCTCAAGTGGATGGGCCACGAGGCCGTGGCCGTGCTCGACGGCGGACTGCAGGCCTGGCAGGCCGCGGGCGGCGCGGTCGCCGGCGGCGACGAGCCCGCGCGCTTCCAATCCAACTTCGTGGCCGCTGCGCCCTTGGTGGTGCTCGCCGACACGCAGCGCGTGCTCGCGCGGCTCGACCAGTCTGACCAGACGCTGATCGATGCGCGTGCCGCTGCGCGCTATCGCGGCGAGGTGGAACCTCTGGACCCGATCGCAGGTCACATCCCCGGGGCCCTGAACCGGCCCTTCACCGAGAACCTCGGCCCCGACGGCAAATTCAAGCCGGCCGCCCAGTTGCGCGCCGAGTTCGAGACCTTGCTGGCGGGCCGGGATCCGGCCACGGTCGTCCACCATTGCGGCAGCGGCGTGAGCGCGCTGCCCAACCTGCTCGCAATGCAGATCGCGGGCCTCGGGTCGACCGCGCTCTATGCCGGCAGCTGGAGCGAATGGAGCAACACGCCGGGGCTGCCGACCCGGCAAGGCGCAAACGCATGA
- a CDS encoding DMT family transporter: MQALWMVLGALVFATMGVCVKIASAWFSSAELVLYRGLIGILFLWALARSRGVSLGTRYPLMHGWRSLIGVVSMGAWFYSIAHMPLATAMTLNYMSSVWIAAFLIGGTLLAWMPVPGRDGSLPRPPLQGPLILTVLAGFVGVVLMLKPNVNDSQGFAGLVGLMSGLTAAFAYMQVVALSRLGEPEERTVFYFAVGSAIAGGLATLLGEATPWAEWTWMHALWLAPVGVLAAVGQLCMTRAYASAKTESGTLLVANLQYSGIVFGAMYSVLLFGDRIDAMGWAGMVLIVFSGIAATVLRQRSLPKAPAEEH, encoded by the coding sequence ATGCAGGCACTCTGGATGGTGCTGGGCGCACTGGTCTTCGCGACCATGGGCGTGTGCGTCAAGATCGCCTCGGCCTGGTTCTCCAGTGCCGAACTGGTGTTGTACCGTGGCCTGATCGGCATCCTTTTCCTGTGGGCGCTGGCGCGCAGCCGCGGCGTCTCGCTGGGCACGCGCTACCCGCTGATGCACGGCTGGCGCAGCCTGATCGGCGTGGTGTCGATGGGCGCGTGGTTCTACTCTATCGCCCACATGCCGCTGGCCACCGCGATGACGCTCAACTACATGAGCAGCGTCTGGATCGCCGCCTTCCTGATCGGCGGCACGCTGCTGGCCTGGATGCCGGTGCCCGGGCGCGACGGCAGCCTGCCGCGGCCGCCGCTGCAGGGGCCGCTGATCCTCACCGTGCTCGCGGGCTTCGTCGGCGTGGTGCTGATGCTCAAGCCCAACGTCAACGACAGCCAGGGCTTCGCGGGCCTGGTCGGGCTGATGTCGGGCCTCACGGCGGCCTTTGCCTACATGCAGGTGGTGGCACTCTCGCGGCTCGGTGAACCCGAGGAGCGAACCGTGTTCTATTTCGCGGTGGGCTCGGCGATCGCCGGCGGCCTGGCCACGCTGCTCGGCGAAGCCACGCCGTGGGCCGAATGGACCTGGATGCATGCCCTGTGGCTCGCGCCCGTGGGCGTGCTGGCGGCGGTGGGCCAGCTGTGCATGACGCGCGCCTATGCAAGCGCCAAGACCGAGAGCGGGACGCTGCTGGTCGCCAACCTGCAGTATTCGGGCATCGTCTTCGGCGCGATGTACAGCGTGCTGCTGTTCGGCGACCGCATCGACGCGATGGGCTGGGCCGGCATGGTGCTGATCGTCTTCAGCGGCATCGCGGCCACCGTGCTGCGCCAGCGATCGCTGCCGAAGGCGCCGGCCGAAGAGCATTGA
- the xseB gene encoding exodeoxyribonuclease VII small subunit, which translates to MPKVPSSSPPGQPPAPDTGPLPPTYEAGLQELERLVAELESGQLPLDQLLGSYQRGAVLLAFCRDRLQAVEEQIKVLDAGSLKAWTAE; encoded by the coding sequence ATGCCCAAGGTGCCTTCCTCCTCCCCGCCGGGCCAACCCCCTGCACCCGATACGGGCCCGCTGCCCCCCACCTACGAAGCCGGACTGCAGGAGCTCGAACGCCTGGTGGCCGAGCTCGAGTCGGGCCAGCTGCCGCTCGACCAGCTGCTCGGCAGCTACCAGCGCGGCGCCGTGTTGCTGGCCTTCTGCCGCGACCGGCTGCAGGCGGTCGAGGAACAGATCAAGGTGCTCGACGCCGGCAGTCTCAAGGCCTGGACGGCGGAATGA
- a CDS encoding aromatic ring-hydroxylating oxygenase subunit alpha: protein MSDLSLQLQQASSQLPVSAYFDEALYARELQTLFAAGPRYVGHRLAVPEPGNFHTLPQEQQGRALVHTPKGVELISNVCRHRQALILQDRGSLDAQGGGNIVCPLHRWTYAAADPRSTGTLIGAPHFEQDPCLNLHNYPLTEWNGLLFEKNARGQGRDVAADLASLGPRADLDFEGYALDRVVLHECNYNWKTFIEVYLEDYHVGPFHPGLGSFVTCDDLRWEFNRHFSVQTVGVANRLGRAGSPIYQRWQEQLLKYREGKPPKYGAIWLTYYPHVMVEWYPHVLTVSTLHPVGPQKTLNMVEFFYPEEIVAFEREFIEAQQAAYMETCAEDDEIAERMDAGRRALMQRGDDESGPYQSPMEDGMQQFHEWYRREMKSP from the coding sequence ATGTCTGATTTAAGTCTTCAACTGCAGCAGGCCTCGAGCCAACTTCCGGTTTCCGCGTATTTCGACGAGGCGCTCTACGCCCGCGAGCTGCAAACGCTTTTCGCCGCGGGCCCGCGCTATGTCGGCCACCGGCTGGCGGTGCCCGAGCCGGGCAATTTCCACACCCTGCCGCAGGAGCAGCAGGGCCGCGCGCTGGTACACACGCCCAAGGGCGTGGAGCTGATCTCCAACGTGTGCCGCCATCGCCAGGCGCTGATCCTGCAGGACCGCGGCAGCCTCGATGCGCAGGGCGGCGGCAACATCGTCTGCCCGCTGCACCGCTGGACCTATGCCGCGGCCGATCCGCGCAGCACCGGCACGCTGATCGGCGCGCCGCACTTCGAGCAGGATCCCTGCCTCAACCTGCACAACTACCCGCTGACCGAGTGGAACGGCCTGTTGTTCGAGAAGAACGCCCGCGGACAGGGCCGCGACGTCGCGGCCGACCTCGCCAGCCTGGGCCCGCGCGCCGACCTCGACTTCGAAGGCTACGCGCTCGACCGGGTCGTGCTGCACGAGTGCAACTACAACTGGAAGACCTTCATCGAGGTCTACCTCGAGGACTACCACGTCGGCCCCTTCCATCCCGGGCTCGGCAGCTTCGTCACCTGCGACGACCTGCGCTGGGAATTCAACCGGCATTTCTCGGTGCAGACGGTCGGCGTTGCCAACCGGCTCGGCCGCGCCGGCAGCCCGATCTATCAGCGCTGGCAGGAGCAATTGCTGAAGTACCGCGAGGGCAAGCCGCCCAAGTACGGTGCGATCTGGCTCACCTACTACCCGCATGTGATGGTCGAGTGGTATCCGCACGTGCTCACCGTCTCGACGCTGCATCCGGTCGGCCCGCAGAAGACGCTCAACATGGTCGAGTTCTTCTACCCCGAGGAAATCGTCGCCTTCGAGCGCGAATTCATCGAAGCCCAGCAGGCCGCCTACATGGAGACCTGCGCCGAGGACGACGAGATCGCCGAGCGCATGGACGCCGGCCGCCGCGCGCTGATGCAGCGCGGCGACGACGAGAGCGGCCCCTACCAGAGCCCGATGGAAGATGGCATGCAGCAGTTCCACGAATGGTACCGCCGCGAGATGAAGAGCCCCTGA
- the dxs gene encoding 1-deoxy-D-xylulose-5-phosphate synthase yields MAPLLPTIHDPSVLRQFDRAQLKQLADEVRTCVLDNVSRTGGHLSSNLGTVELTVALHHVFNTPHDRLVWDVGHQTYPHKILTGRRERMPTLRQLGGISGFPQRSESEYDTFGTAHSSTSISAALGMAMASKQKGEDRHAVAIIGDGALTAGMAFEALNNAGVCDCKLLVILNDNDMSISPPVGALNRYLAQLMSGNFYAAAKNVGKSVLRAAPPLFELAKRLEQHAKGMVVPATLFEQFGFNYVGPIDGHDLDSLVPTLENLKHLHGPQFLHVVTRKGQGYKLAEADPVAYHGPSKFDPAVGLVKPATAPKQTFTQVFGSWLCDMAAQDGRLVGITPAMREGSGLVEFEKRFPGRYYDVGIAEQHSVTFAAGLACEGLKPVVAIYSTFLQRAYDQLIHDVAIQNLPVVFALDRAGLVGADGATHAGAYDIAFLRCIPNMSVACPADEAECRRLLTTAYEQNHPVAVRYPRGAGAGVTPALTLEGLSFGKGEVRREGKRIAILAFGTLLYPALKAAEALDATVVNMRWAKPLDVELLLKVAATHDALVTVEEGAIMGGAGSAVLEALQAARIDRPVLQLGLPDRFIEHGDPARLLAGIGLDAAGIEQSIRSRFVQAA; encoded by the coding sequence ATGGCCCCGCTGCTTCCCACGATCCACGATCCCTCCGTCCTGCGGCAGTTCGACCGCGCCCAGCTCAAGCAGCTGGCCGACGAGGTGCGCACCTGCGTGCTCGACAACGTGTCGCGCACCGGCGGCCACCTGAGCTCGAACCTCGGCACGGTCGAGCTCACGGTCGCGCTGCACCACGTGTTCAACACGCCGCACGACCGCCTGGTGTGGGACGTGGGCCACCAGACCTATCCGCACAAGATCCTCACCGGCCGCCGCGAGCGCATGCCGACCTTGCGCCAGCTCGGCGGCATCTCGGGCTTCCCGCAGCGCAGCGAGAGCGAGTACGACACCTTCGGCACCGCCCATTCGTCGACCAGCATTTCGGCCGCGCTCGGCATGGCGATGGCGTCCAAGCAGAAGGGCGAGGACCGGCACGCGGTCGCGATCATCGGCGACGGCGCGCTCACCGCCGGCATGGCCTTCGAGGCGCTCAACAACGCGGGTGTCTGCGACTGCAAGCTGCTGGTCATCCTCAACGACAACGACATGTCGATCAGCCCGCCGGTCGGCGCGCTCAACCGCTACCTCGCGCAACTGATGAGCGGCAACTTCTATGCCGCCGCCAAGAACGTCGGCAAGAGCGTGCTGCGCGCCGCGCCGCCGCTGTTCGAGCTGGCCAAGCGCCTCGAGCAGCATGCCAAGGGCATGGTGGTGCCGGCCACGCTGTTCGAGCAGTTCGGCTTCAACTATGTCGGCCCGATCGACGGCCACGATCTCGATTCGCTGGTGCCCACGCTCGAGAACCTCAAGCACCTGCACGGTCCGCAGTTCCTGCACGTGGTCACCAGGAAGGGCCAGGGCTACAAGCTGGCGGAGGCCGACCCGGTGGCCTATCACGGGCCGTCCAAGTTCGATCCGGCCGTCGGCCTGGTGAAGCCCGCGACCGCGCCCAAGCAGACCTTCACCCAGGTCTTCGGCAGCTGGCTGTGCGACATGGCCGCGCAGGACGGCCGGCTGGTCGGCATCACGCCGGCGATGCGCGAAGGCTCGGGGCTGGTCGAGTTCGAGAAGCGCTTTCCGGGCCGCTACTACGACGTCGGCATTGCCGAGCAGCATTCGGTCACCTTCGCGGCGGGCCTCGCGTGCGAGGGGCTCAAGCCCGTGGTCGCGATCTACTCGACCTTCCTGCAGCGCGCCTACGACCAGCTGATCCACGACGTCGCGATCCAGAACCTGCCGGTGGTGTTCGCGCTCGATCGCGCCGGTCTGGTGGGCGCCGACGGCGCCACGCATGCGGGCGCCTACGACATCGCCTTCCTGCGCTGCATCCCCAACATGAGCGTCGCCTGCCCGGCCGACGAGGCCGAGTGCCGGCGGCTGCTCACCACGGCTTACGAGCAGAACCATCCGGTCGCGGTGCGCTATCCGCGCGGCGCGGGCGCGGGCGTCACGCCGGCGCTCACGCTCGAGGGCCTGTCCTTCGGCAAGGGCGAGGTCCGGCGTGAGGGGAAGCGCATCGCCATCCTCGCCTTCGGCACGCTGCTGTATCCGGCGCTCAAGGCGGCCGAGGCGCTCGACGCCACGGTGGTCAACATGCGCTGGGCCAAGCCGCTCGACGTCGAGTTGCTGCTGAAGGTCGCGGCCACGCACGATGCGCTGGTCACGGTCGAGGAGGGCGCCATCATGGGCGGCGCCGGCAGCGCCGTGCTGGAGGCGCTGCAGGCCGCGCGCATCGACAGGCCCGTGCTGCAGCTCGGCCTGCCCGACCGCTTCATCGAGCATGGCGATCCGGCCAGGCTGCTGGCCGGCATCGGCCTCGATGCGGCGGGTATCGAGCAGTCGATCCGCAGCCGGTTCGTCCAGGCGGCCTGA
- a CDS encoding polyprenyl synthetase family protein, with the protein MSGAPLLHWDAARLAAWSEPHLATVEAALSAWVGVDAPLELGNPMRYAVLDGGKRLRPLLVFAASEAVGGNAEAALRAACAAELIHAYSLVHDDLPCMDNDVLRRGKPTVHVKFGEADALLAGDALQALAFELLTPEGDAVAPAVQARLCGLLARAAGGQGMAGGQAIDLASVGLALDEAQLREMHRLKTGALLQGSVEMGAACGGPIAAGALAALRDYGAAIGLAFQVVDDILDVTADSQTLGKTAGKDAASDKPTYVSLLGIDGARAQARELLADALAALDRSTLADTGALRALAHMVVERDR; encoded by the coding sequence ATGAGCGGCGCGCCATTGCTGCATTGGGACGCTGCGCGGCTCGCCGCGTGGAGCGAACCGCATCTGGCCACGGTGGAGGCCGCGCTGTCGGCCTGGGTCGGCGTCGATGCGCCGCTCGAACTCGGCAACCCGATGCGCTATGCGGTGCTCGACGGCGGCAAGCGGCTGCGTCCGCTGCTGGTGTTCGCGGCCAGCGAAGCCGTCGGCGGCAACGCAGAAGCTGCGCTGCGCGCTGCCTGCGCGGCCGAACTGATCCATGCCTATTCGCTGGTGCACGACGATCTGCCGTGCATGGACAACGACGTGCTGCGCCGCGGCAAGCCCACGGTGCACGTGAAGTTCGGCGAGGCCGATGCGCTGCTCGCGGGCGATGCGCTGCAGGCGCTGGCCTTCGAGCTGCTCACGCCCGAGGGCGACGCCGTGGCGCCGGCCGTGCAGGCGCGCCTGTGCGGCCTGCTGGCACGCGCGGCCGGCGGGCAAGGCATGGCCGGCGGCCAGGCGATCGATCTGGCCAGCGTCGGGCTCGCGCTCGACGAGGCCCAGCTGCGCGAGATGCACCGCCTCAAGACCGGCGCGCTGCTGCAGGGCAGCGTCGAGATGGGCGCGGCCTGCGGCGGCCCGATCGCGGCCGGAGCGCTGGCGGCGCTGCGCGACTACGGCGCGGCCATCGGCCTCGCGTTCCAGGTGGTCGACGACATCCTCGACGTCACGGCCGATTCGCAGACGCTCGGCAAGACCGCCGGCAAGGACGCCGCGAGCGACAAGCCCACCTACGTGTCCCTGCTCGGCATCGACGGTGCGCGTGCGCAGGCCAGGGAACTGCTGGCCGATGCACTGGCCGCGCTGGATCGCAGCACACTGGCCGACACCGGCGCGCTGCGCGCGCTGGCCCACATGGTCGTCGAGCGCGACCGATAA
- a CDS encoding DUF2796 domain-containing protein, whose product MNPARLLSTFALPALLALPIAAIAQQAQHAHVHGQLRLDVAIDGPTVVIEMDSPLDNFIGFEHAPKTDAEKKTADDAVAQLRAADQLFRIDPSANCKLGPVTLRSAALGLGKADADAAEGHADLDGTFAFNCTNAQATKFIDIALLDAFKGIRQIDVQIAAPQGQFKRTLKRPTTRLTWSK is encoded by the coding sequence ATGAATCCTGCACGGCTGCTTTCCACCTTCGCACTGCCTGCGCTGCTCGCGCTGCCGATCGCGGCCATCGCGCAGCAGGCACAGCATGCGCACGTGCACGGCCAGCTCAGGCTCGATGTCGCGATCGACGGCCCGACCGTGGTCATCGAGATGGATTCGCCGCTCGACAACTTCATCGGCTTCGAGCACGCACCGAAGACCGATGCCGAAAAGAAAACCGCAGACGACGCCGTCGCCCAGCTGCGCGCGGCCGACCAGCTGTTCAGGATCGACCCCAGCGCCAACTGCAAGCTCGGCCCGGTGACGCTGCGCTCCGCGGCGCTCGGCCTGGGCAAGGCGGACGCCGACGCCGCCGAAGGCCATGCCGACCTCGACGGCACCTTCGCCTTCAACTGCACCAATGCGCAGGCGACCAAGTTCATCGACATCGCGCTGCTCGATGCCTTCAAGGGCATCCGGCAGATCGACGTCCAGATCGCCGCGCCGCAGGGCCAGTTCAAGCGCACGCTCAAGCGGCCGACCACACGCCTGACCTGGAGCAAGTGA
- the mprF gene encoding bifunctional lysylphosphatidylglycerol flippase/synthetase MprF yields the protein MSEYPIDPLPLRSLPKLRPGPWWPRLKPWLMAALGVVLAIAIGVALHRLLHEVRYDDVMAAVQATPGSNIALAIAATAASYFALSGYDASSLSYARAKVARSTVLLTSFVAYALSNTIGLGPLTGGAVRTRMYAAAGLEPHQIAQVIVFNAAAFGLGIAAFGALGLLWGAHEVAPLLHVRPLALRALGAALLIALAAFLWLCARRRALHLGAQRTLRLPQAGLALRQLVISAVELAASAAALWFLLPADRIALPTFVIFYAIAITAGIASHVPGGVGVFEAVMLLAGGTHVPTGAMLGALVLNRGIYYVLPLVVASALIVVYELRSGVAAPIGRAAVRLSPRLMAALTLVAGGWLLVSGVTPLTEDAKEILAALNVPLPLIEASHFLGSVAGLGLVLVARGLLHRLDAAWWAALGLSIVALVLALPKGFALHEAALLSAIAVLLLISRRQFDRPSTLFSQRLEPEWLLALAGVVAACIWVLFFAYQEVGYTNRLWWEFELDAQAPRSLRALLGVVLAGLAFGLWQLLRPPAGAVALPSDEEIERAAAIVRAGPASEGWYALTGDKHLLFSPSGRSVLMFGKHGRSWIGLFGPFGDPREWSDLVWRFVELASAHGGRPAFYQVRPAALPLYLDCGLHAFKLGEYAHIELRGFSLKGARRANLRSGMNRGEREGLGFEVLPPAAVGALLPELRAVSDAWLERQKTREKGFSVGSFNARYLAQLPVAVVRREGRIIAFANLLVTAATQEASVDLMRFVPDAPPGTMDFLFAKVVLHLQAEGYQRFGLGMSPMAGMTTRRHAPRWQRVGRLLFDYGERFYGFRGLHSFKDKFEPVWEARYLAVPGGVTPLFVLLDLAALIGGGIKGVVSK from the coding sequence GTGTCCGAATACCCCATCGATCCTCTCCCGCTCCGTAGCCTGCCGAAGCTTCGGCCGGGCCCCTGGTGGCCGCGCCTGAAACCGTGGCTGATGGCGGCGCTCGGCGTCGTTCTCGCCATCGCGATCGGCGTTGCGCTGCACCGGCTGCTGCATGAGGTTCGCTACGACGATGTGATGGCCGCGGTGCAGGCCACGCCGGGCTCGAACATCGCGCTCGCGATCGCGGCCACTGCCGCGAGCTACTTCGCGTTGAGCGGCTATGACGCCTCGTCGCTGAGTTATGCCCGCGCCAAGGTCGCGCGCTCCACGGTGCTGCTGACTTCCTTTGTCGCCTACGCCCTGTCCAACACCATCGGCCTCGGTCCGCTGACCGGCGGCGCGGTGCGCACGCGCATGTATGCGGCCGCCGGGCTGGAGCCGCACCAGATCGCGCAGGTCATCGTCTTCAACGCCGCCGCCTTCGGCCTGGGCATCGCGGCCTTCGGTGCGCTCGGGCTGCTGTGGGGCGCGCACGAAGTGGCGCCGCTGCTGCACGTGCGGCCGCTGGCGCTGCGCGCGCTGGGCGCGGCGCTGCTGATCGCGCTGGCCGCCTTCCTCTGGCTGTGCGCGCGGCGGCGCGCGCTGCATCTGGGCGCGCAGCGCACGCTGCGGCTGCCGCAGGCGGGCCTGGCCTTGCGGCAGCTGGTGATCTCGGCCGTCGAGCTGGCAGCCTCGGCCGCGGCGCTCTGGTTCCTGCTGCCCGCCGACCGGATCGCGCTGCCCACCTTCGTGATCTTCTATGCGATCGCCATCACGGCCGGCATCGCCAGCCATGTGCCCGGCGGTGTCGGCGTGTTCGAGGCGGTGATGCTGCTGGCCGGCGGCACGCACGTGCCGACCGGGGCGATGCTCGGCGCGCTGGTGCTCAACCGCGGCATCTACTACGTGCTGCCGCTGGTGGTGGCCAGCGCGCTGATCGTGGTCTACGAACTGCGCTCGGGCGTGGCGGCACCGATCGGCCGCGCGGCGGTGCGCCTGAGCCCGCGGCTGATGGCCGCGCTGACGCTGGTGGCGGGCGGATGGCTGCTGGTCTCGGGCGTCACGCCGCTGACGGAGGATGCGAAGGAAATCCTCGCCGCACTGAACGTGCCGCTGCCGCTCATCGAGGCCTCGCATTTTCTCGGCAGCGTCGCCGGGCTCGGCCTGGTGCTGGTGGCGCGCGGCCTGCTGCACCGGCTCGATGCCGCGTGGTGGGCGGCGCTCGGGCTCTCGATCGTCGCCCTGGTGCTGGCACTCCCCAAGGGCTTCGCGCTGCACGAGGCCGCGCTGCTGTCGGCGATCGCGGTGCTGCTCTTGATCTCGCGCCGCCAGTTCGACCGGCCCTCGACCCTGTTCTCGCAGCGGCTGGAACCCGAATGGCTGCTGGCGCTGGCGGGCGTCGTCGCGGCCTGCATCTGGGTGCTGTTCTTCGCCTACCAGGAAGTGGGCTACACCAACCGGTTGTGGTGGGAGTTCGAACTCGACGCGCAGGCGCCGCGCTCGCTGCGCGCGCTGCTGGGCGTCGTGCTGGCGGGCCTGGCCTTCGGGCTGTGGCAATTGCTGCGGCCGCCGGCGGGCGCGGTGGCGCTGCCTTCGGACGAGGAGATCGAACGCGCCGCCGCCATCGTGCGCGCCGGGCCCGCGTCCGAAGGCTGGTATGCGCTGACCGGCGACAAGCACCTGCTGTTCTCGCCGTCGGGCCGCAGCGTCCTGATGTTCGGCAAGCACGGGCGCTCGTGGATCGGCCTGTTCGGGCCCTTCGGCGATCCGCGCGAGTGGTCCGACCTGGTGTGGCGCTTCGTCGAACTCGCCAGCGCGCACGGCGGCCGGCCGGCCTTCTACCAGGTGCGTCCGGCCGCGCTGCCGCTGTACCTGGACTGCGGCCTGCATGCCTTCAAGCTGGGCGAGTACGCGCACATCGAATTGCGGGGCTTCAGCCTGAAGGGCGCCAGGCGCGCCAACCTGCGCTCGGGCATGAACCGGGGCGAGCGCGAAGGCCTCGGCTTCGAGGTGCTGCCGCCCGCGGCGGTGGGCGCGCTGCTGCCCGAGTTGCGCGCGGTCTCCGATGCCTGGCTCGAGCGCCAGAAGACGCGCGAGAAGGGCTTCTCGGTCGGCAGCTTCAACGCGCGCTATCTGGCGCAGCTTCCGGTCGCGGTGGTGCGCCGCGAGGGCCGGATCATCGCCTTCGCCAACCTGCTGGTCACCGCGGCCACGCAGGAGGCGAGCGTGGACCTGATGCGCTTCGTGCCCGATGCGCCGCCGGGCACGATGGATTTCCTGTTCGCGAAAGTGGTGCTGCACCTGCAGGCCGAGGGCTACCAACGCTTCGGCCTCGGCATGTCGCCGATGGCGGGCATGACCACGCGC
- a CDS encoding ABC transporter ATP-binding protein has product MTPLLVAESLRFGWPGAGAPCIDIERLEVSAGEAVFLHGPSGCGKSTLLSLLAGVLVADAGRITLLGHDWAELSGSARDRCRVAHVGYIFQQFNLLPYLSVLDNVMLPCRFSARRMAQASTAGPARTQAELLLERMGLDRSLWPRQAMRLSVGQQQRVAAARALIGHPEVVIADEPTSALDEDRREAFLDVLLAACEANRSALVFVSHDQRIAARFGRHVLLPQINRATQGALP; this is encoded by the coding sequence GTGACGCCGCTGCTCGTCGCCGAATCGCTGCGCTTCGGCTGGCCGGGTGCCGGCGCGCCCTGCATCGACATCGAACGCCTCGAGGTGAGCGCCGGCGAGGCCGTGTTCCTGCACGGGCCGAGCGGCTGCGGCAAGAGCACGCTGCTGTCGCTCTTGGCCGGCGTGCTGGTGGCGGACGCGGGGCGCATCACGCTGCTGGGCCACGACTGGGCCGAGCTCTCGGGTTCCGCGCGCGACCGCTGCCGCGTCGCACATGTGGGCTACATCTTCCAGCAGTTCAACCTGCTGCCCTACCTCAGCGTGCTCGACAACGTGATGCTGCCCTGCCGCTTCTCGGCGCGGCGCATGGCGCAGGCCTCGACCGCCGGCCCGGCGCGCACGCAGGCCGAGCTGCTGCTCGAGCGCATGGGCCTGGACCGGAGCCTCTGGCCGCGCCAGGCCATGCGGCTGTCGGTCGGCCAGCAGCAGCGCGTGGCCGCGGCGCGCGCACTGATCGGCCATCCCGAAGTGGTGATCGCCGACGAGCCCACTTCGGCGCTGGACGAGGACCGGCGCGAAGCCTTCCTCGACGTGCTGCTCGCGGCCTGCGAGGCGAACCGCAGCGCGCTGGTGTTCGTGAGCCACGACCAGCGCATCGCGGCGCGCTTCGGGCGCCACGTGCTGCTGCCGCAGATCAATCGCGCGACGCAGGGGGCGCTTCCATGA